One Streptomyces mobaraensis NBRC 13819 = DSM 40847 DNA segment encodes these proteins:
- a CDS encoding ABC transporter permease produces MTNPTPPPGREAPQTPQTLEAPVRFRDLVAAEWIKTRSLRSTPWTVALTLLFVVGSAVAATASDHHTRPGPADFLPYDAYPPAGSWTLILVAGSVGALTVVSEYSTGLVRATTVAVPARGSVVLAKAVVTAVLWTVVGTIASAGSFLASQAVLNERHAGVPITHPGVFRALTATALLAPVCALVGLGLGVLLRHSAATMVAAVFLLLVLPPMFSERVRWAADVRHAMVSSAWSRLVQSWDPDPVSLAYSPTVAGSWAVYVLWPLLAVALAVLVVRRRDV; encoded by the coding sequence ATGACGAACCCGACGCCCCCTCCCGGCCGCGAGGCCCCCCAGACCCCCCAGACCCTTGAAGCCCCCGTCCGCTTCCGCGACCTCGTGGCCGCCGAGTGGATCAAAACCCGGTCCCTTCGCTCCACCCCCTGGACCGTCGCCCTCACCCTCCTCTTCGTCGTCGGCTCCGCCGTCGCGGCGACGGCGTCGGACCACCACACCCGCCCCGGCCCCGCCGACTTCCTCCCCTACGACGCCTATCCGCCGGCCGGCTCCTGGACGCTGATCCTCGTCGCCGGCAGCGTCGGCGCCCTCACCGTCGTGAGCGAGTACAGCACCGGCCTGGTCCGCGCCACCACCGTGGCCGTCCCCGCCCGCGGCTCGGTCGTCCTGGCCAAGGCGGTGGTCACCGCCGTGCTGTGGACGGTGGTCGGCACGATCGCCTCCGCCGGTTCCTTCCTCGCGTCCCAGGCCGTCCTGAACGAGCGGCACGCCGGCGTCCCGATCACCCACCCCGGGGTCTTCCGGGCGCTGACCGCCACCGCGCTGCTGGCGCCGGTCTGCGCCCTGGTCGGTCTGGGCCTGGGCGTCCTGCTCCGGCACTCCGCCGCGACCATGGTCGCCGCCGTCTTCCTGCTGCTGGTGCTGCCCCCGATGTTCTCGGAGCGCGTCCGCTGGGCGGCGGACGTGCGGCACGCGATGGTCTCGTCCGCCTGGTCGCGCCTGGTCCAGAGCTGGGATCCCGACCCCGTGTCGCTCGCCTACTCGCCGACGGTCGCCGGTTCCTGGGCCGTGTACGTGCTCTGGCCGCTGCTCGCGGTGGCACTGGCCGTCCTCGTCGTCCGACGGCGGGATGTGTGA
- a CDS encoding metallophosphoesterase family protein, with amino-acid sequence MVASVAVLSDVHGVLPALEAVLAEPDVTAADLIVVTGDHAAGPQPLEALDRLRALGDRALLVRGNADRELAALARGEMAPDDAWEPDLWAARRLRDEDVELLANLPHPVTMEVDGFDGRVVFCHGTPRDDAEVVLVDTRLDRWAEVFAELPDDVRTVVCGHTHMPYARLVDRRLVVNSGSVGMPYGRPGASWALLRDGQVHLRHTPFDVDAAVDRVARESSYPAARAWADHYVRARTTDAEALRAFGPRDGRDAPASPDPSAC; translated from the coding sequence ATGGTCGCGAGCGTCGCCGTCCTGTCCGACGTCCACGGCGTACTGCCGGCCCTGGAGGCGGTCCTCGCCGAACCGGACGTCACCGCGGCCGACCTGATCGTCGTCACGGGCGACCACGCGGCCGGCCCGCAGCCCCTCGAAGCGCTGGACCGGCTGCGTGCCCTCGGCGACCGGGCCCTCCTCGTCCGCGGCAACGCCGACCGGGAACTCGCCGCGCTGGCACGGGGCGAGATGGCGCCGGACGACGCCTGGGAACCGGACCTCTGGGCCGCCCGGCGGCTGCGCGACGAGGACGTGGAACTCCTCGCGAACCTGCCGCACCCGGTGACCATGGAAGTCGACGGCTTCGACGGCAGGGTCGTCTTCTGCCACGGCACCCCGCGCGACGACGCCGAGGTCGTCCTCGTCGACACCCGCCTCGACCGCTGGGCCGAGGTCTTCGCCGAACTCCCCGACGACGTACGGACCGTGGTCTGCGGCCACACCCACATGCCGTACGCCCGCCTTGTCGACCGCCGCCTCGTCGTCAACTCCGGCAGTGTCGGCATGCCGTACGGCCGGCCGGGCGCGTCCTGGGCCCTGCTCCGCGACGGACAGGTGCACCTGCGGCACACCCCGTTCGACGTGGACGCCGCCGTGGACCGGGTGGCGAGGGAATCGTCCTACCCCGCGGCCCGCGCCTGGGCGGACCACTACGTCCGGGCGAGGACGACGGACGCGGAGGCGCTCCGCGCGTTCGGCCCCCGGGACGGCAGGGACGCTCCCGCGTCGCCGGATCCGTCGGCGTGCTAA
- a CDS encoding class I SAM-dependent DNA methyltransferase produces the protein MEGFDPKTSFGYEVSQRYDDEPRGDEAETVAFLAGLAEGRAALEFAVGTGRIALPLTRAGVRVDGIELSPDMVDRMREKPGGDGIDVTMGDMSRVTTGRRYGLVYLVFNTIGNLLTQEDQVECFRNAAAHLTDDGVFVVECRVPTAPSRAGHQYLDTERVGLDYVDLDAGRYDPLTQILDVNHIRISGQGIRLSPIRLRLAHPPEFDLMARIAGLRLRDRWGGWNGEPFTAASWRHVSVYERADSASG, from the coding sequence GTGGAGGGATTCGACCCCAAGACGAGCTTCGGATACGAGGTGTCGCAGCGCTACGACGACGAACCGCGCGGTGACGAGGCCGAGACGGTCGCGTTCCTGGCCGGACTCGCGGAGGGCCGGGCCGCCCTGGAGTTCGCGGTGGGCACCGGCCGGATCGCGCTCCCCCTCACGCGGGCGGGGGTACGGGTGGACGGGATCGAGCTGTCGCCCGACATGGTCGACCGGATGCGCGAGAAGCCGGGCGGCGACGGGATCGACGTCACGATGGGCGACATGTCCCGCGTCACCACCGGCCGCCGTTACGGTCTCGTCTACCTCGTCTTCAACACGATCGGCAACCTGCTGACCCAGGAAGACCAGGTCGAGTGCTTCCGGAACGCCGCCGCCCACCTCACCGACGACGGCGTCTTCGTCGTCGAGTGCCGGGTTCCGACCGCGCCCTCCCGCGCCGGTCACCAGTACCTCGACACCGAGCGGGTCGGCCTGGACTACGTCGACCTCGATGCCGGCCGGTACGACCCGCTGACCCAGATCCTCGACGTGAACCACATCCGCATCAGCGGCCAGGGCATCCGGCTCTCCCCGATCAGGCTGCGCCTGGCCCACCCGCCCGAGTTCGACCTCATGGCCCGCATCGCCGGACTCCGGCTGCGCGATCGGTGGGGCGGGTGGAACGGCGAGCCGTTCACCGCGGCGAGTTGGCGCCACGTGAGCGTGTACGAACGGGCGGACAGCGCTTCCGGGTGA
- a CDS encoding RICIN domain-containing protein: protein MALVPNGVYTIARPGGRFLTLRDGSAEPGTPTLLMPRTAGPGEQEWILEELDDGTRTVRNVRSGTLLGFHGEPEPGKQVGAGARHRSWSLRPTHVGSGAGLLFHLVVPDDADASPGFPGSPGGAELAVDVAPEPSWAGQVVLRPLGAGGPERAWEFRAVG from the coding sequence TTGGCTCTGGTACCGAACGGCGTCTACACGATCGCCCGGCCCGGCGGCCGGTTCCTCACCCTCCGCGACGGCTCCGCCGAACCCGGAACGCCCACGCTCCTCATGCCGCGGACCGCCGGCCCGGGCGAGCAGGAGTGGATCCTGGAGGAGCTCGACGACGGGACGCGGACCGTCCGCAACGTCCGGAGCGGGACGCTGCTCGGCTTCCACGGGGAGCCCGAGCCGGGCAAGCAGGTGGGGGCGGGCGCCCGGCACCGCTCCTGGTCCCTGCGGCCCACGCACGTCGGCTCGGGCGCGGGCCTCCTCTTCCACCTCGTCGTCCCGGACGACGCCGACGCCTCCCCCGGATTCCCAGGCTCCCCCGGCGGCGCCGAACTCGCCGTCGACGTCGCCCCCGAACCGTCCTGGGCGGGCCAGGTCGTCCTCCGGCCGCTGGGCGCGGGCGGCCCGGAGCGGGCTTGGGAGTTCCGGGCGGTGGGATAG